In Sulfitobacter sp. OXR-159, one DNA window encodes the following:
- the rpsP gene encoding 30S ribosomal protein S16: protein MAMKIRLARGGSKKRPFYRIVAADSRMPRDGRFIEKLGTYNPLLPKDSEDRVKMDVEKIEAWIAKGAQPTERVTRMLEAAGVREKTERNNPKKGAPGKKAQERVQEKADKAAAAAEAANAPAEEASAE, encoded by the coding sequence ATGGCCATGAAAATTCGTCTCGCCCGCGGCGGCTCCAAAAAGCGCCCCTTCTACCGTATCGTTGCAGCCGACAGCCGCATGCCGCGCGACGGCCGCTTCATCGAGAAGCTGGGCACATACAACCCGCTGCTGCCGAAAGACAGCGAAGACCGCGTGAAAATGGACGTTGAAAAGATCGAAGCATGGATCGCCAAAGGCGCCCAGCCGACCGAGCGTGTGACACGTATGCTGGAAGCCGCTGGCGTTCGCGAAAAGACCGAGCGTAACAACCCCAAGAAGGGCGCACCGGGCAAGAAAGCTCAAGAGCGCGTGCAGGAAAAGGCCGACAAAGCCGCTGCCGCTGCCGAAGCTGCCAACGCCCCTGCCGAAGAAGCTTCCGCAGAATAA